From a single Rosa rugosa chromosome 7, drRosRugo1.1, whole genome shotgun sequence genomic region:
- the LOC133721945 gene encoding GDSL esterase/lipase At5g37690, which translates to MEAVFGMALATIILTSMATMAASAASPATFVFGDSLTEVGNNNYLQYSLARSNYPWYGVDYEGGQATGRFTNGRTIGDIISAKLGIPSPPPYLSLSTNDDALLNGVNYASGGAGILNDTGLYFIERLSFDDQVQSFNKTREVIKAKIGSEAATKLLTEALYFIGIGSNDYVNNFLQPFLPDGQEYTHDDFVELLIGTLEQQLKTLYQLGARKMMFHGLGPLGCIPSQRVKSKKGQCLKKVNTWVLEFNSKVQKLIASLNRRLPKAKLSFADTYSDVLDLISNPTTYGFKVSNTSCCNVDTSIGGLCLPNSKICSNRKDYVFWDAFHPSDAANAVLADKLFLRLFSKPPTPAPAPSH; encoded by the exons ATGGAAGCTGTATTCGGGATGGCTCTAGCCACCATCATTTTGACAAGCATGGCAACCATGGCGGCATCAGCAGCATCTCCAGCCACATTTGTGTTCGGTGACTCGTTAACAGAAGTGGGAAACAACAATTATTTGCAGTATTCTCTTGCAAGGTCAAATTATCCTTGGTACGGGGTCGATTATGAAGGTGGTCAGGCTACCGGGAGATTCACAAATGGAAGAACTATTGGTGATATAATAT CTGCAAAGCTTGGGATTCCATCACCGCCGCCTTATCTCTCATTGTCAACGAATGATGATGCACTGCTTAACGGGGTCAACTATGCATCTGGTGGAGCAGGAATACTAAATGACACTGGACTCTATTTT ATTGAGAGACTGTCCTTCGATGATCAAGTACAAAGTTTCAACAAGACAAGGGAAGTCATCAAGGCTAAGATTGGGAGTGAAGCTGCAACCAAGCTTTTAACTGAAGCTCtctatttcattggaattg GCAGCAATGATTATGTCAATAATTTCTTACAACCCTTTTTACCTGATGGTCAAGAGTACACTCATGATGACTTTGTGGAACTGTTAATAGGCACCTTAGAGCAACAACTTAAG ACTCTCTACCAGTTGGGTGCACGAAAGATGATGTTTCATGGTCTTGGTCCACTCGGCTGCATTCCTTCTCAGAGGGTTAAATCAAAGAAAGGCCAATGCTTGAAGAAAGTCAACACGTGGGTGCTGGAATTCAACTCTAAAGTACAGAAGCTCATTGCCTCTCTTAACAGACGCCTCCCAAAAGCAAAATTATCATTTGCAGATACATATTCAGATGTTCTTGACTTAATCAGCAACCCTACCACATATG GTTTTAAGGTTTCCAATACGTCATGTTGCAATGTAGACACGAGCATTGGAGGGCTATGCTTACCGAATTCAAAAATATGCAGCAACCGCAAAGATTATGTATTCTGGGATGCATTCCACCCCTCAGATGCAGCAAATGCAGTTCTTGCTGACAAACTCTTCTTGAGACTATTTTCTAAGCCTCCAACCCCTGCACCAGCACCTTCTCACTAA